One segment of Methylotenera versatilis 79 DNA contains the following:
- a CDS encoding CAAX prenyl protease-related protein — MTFDRAVLARALPFAVYILFLALNQPLSQLCDWLNVDVKWLYILRIAVVAALLLYFWRDYAELKRKPVRSDFLYAGIAGLLVLVIWIFPYPDWLGGGDTQGFNPLQNETELTALFWMSTRIMGAALLVPVMEELFWRSFVMRWFDKADFLKVLPEKISGYAYVGSACLFALEHHLWLAGLFAGLVYGELYKTYRNLWIPIFAHAVTNGLLGIWIVFTGNWQYW, encoded by the coding sequence ATGACATTCGACCGTGCAGTGCTTGCGAGAGCGCTACCCTTTGCTGTTTATATTCTGTTTTTAGCCCTGAATCAGCCGCTTAGCCAATTATGTGACTGGTTAAACGTTGATGTGAAATGGCTATATATCTTAAGAATCGCTGTGGTTGCAGCATTGCTGCTTTATTTCTGGCGCGATTACGCCGAATTAAAACGTAAACCTGTCCGTTCAGACTTTTTATACGCGGGTATTGCTGGCTTATTGGTGCTTGTCATTTGGATATTCCCTTACCCCGATTGGCTAGGCGGCGGTGACACGCAAGGGTTTAATCCGCTACAAAACGAAACTGAATTAACCGCTTTGTTTTGGATGTCTACTCGTATTATGGGTGCGGCTTTATTGGTACCAGTGATGGAAGAGTTATTTTGGCGCTCTTTTGTGATGCGCTGGTTTGATAAAGCAGATTTTTTAAAAGTATTGCCAGAAAAAATATCAGGTTACGCTTATGTGGGCAGTGCATGCTTATTTGCACTAGAGCATCATCTATGGCTGGCAGGATTGTTTGCAGGATTGGTCTATGGTGAACTGTATAAAACCTACAGAAATTTATGGATACCTATTTTCGCGCATGCTGTCACCAATGGTTTGCTAGGTATTTGGATTGTGTTTACGGGTAATTGGCAGTACTGGTAA
- the epsL gene encoding XrtB/PEP-CTERM-associated polysaccharide biosynthesis outer membrane protein EpsL — MRQSHLKKTAVLGLLCFASYANAEGIIDIKPYISPSITYDDNVFRFSSEASANAAFGSPEMSDVIKRLDFGTDVNLRLSRQLVNLNVAISDSKYNRFDLLDNTAKSYGLSWSWRLGNDVYGTLSKSKSESIAGFNEIRNPVKNTRIVDRQSASANWSFHPDWAVFISQERVDTENEIVTFQPLDREDVITESGLRYQNPLGTQLSLSYRLIESDNPNRTGFSAFFFGNESRQKSLIATAAWLPSPKTRISTRLSQVSIDYKNRPQRTFSGFNQRWDISHALTAKINLNAAAYKEVSPIDDIASTYVEITGASFNPVWNLTSKLALRAGFSYEDRDYLGSAVGAGIFFLGDRRSDTSKVASLGLIYSPTEKSLLQLQYQGEDRDSTADIQSYRFNSISLTGRYSF; from the coding sequence ATGCGACAAAGTCATCTTAAAAAAACAGCCGTTTTGGGTCTGCTGTGCTTTGCTTCGTATGCAAATGCAGAGGGCATTATCGACATTAAGCCCTACATCAGCCCATCTATCACATATGACGATAACGTATTTCGCTTTTCATCTGAAGCGAGTGCCAATGCGGCATTCGGCTCACCTGAAATGTCTGACGTGATTAAGCGGCTGGATTTTGGTACTGATGTAAATTTGAGATTAAGTCGGCAACTAGTTAATTTAAATGTCGCTATCAGCGATAGTAAATACAACCGATTCGACCTGCTGGATAACACGGCTAAATCCTATGGATTATCTTGGAGCTGGCGATTAGGTAATGATGTTTATGGCACGTTGAGCAAAAGCAAAAGTGAATCGATAGCCGGTTTTAACGAGATTAGAAATCCTGTCAAAAATACCAGAATAGTCGATAGGCAATCAGCGAGTGCGAACTGGAGTTTTCATCCAGATTGGGCGGTATTCATTTCGCAGGAACGTGTGGACACTGAAAATGAAATCGTTACTTTTCAACCATTGGATCGTGAGGATGTGATTACTGAAAGTGGTTTGCGTTATCAAAATCCACTCGGTACGCAACTTAGCTTATCTTATCGTTTGATTGAATCAGATAACCCCAATAGAACAGGTTTTTCTGCATTCTTTTTTGGCAATGAAAGCAGACAAAAATCGCTCATTGCCACAGCAGCATGGCTGCCAAGTCCTAAAACCAGAATCAGTACGCGATTATCGCAAGTGAGTATTGATTATAAAAATAGACCGCAACGCACGTTTTCTGGCTTTAACCAGCGTTGGGATATTAGCCATGCACTCACTGCAAAAATCAACCTGAATGCTGCCGCTTATAAAGAAGTGTCGCCTATCGATGATATCGCATCGACTTACGTAGAAATCACTGGTGCCAGTTTTAACCCTGTGTGGAATCTGACCAGCAAGCTAGCCCTGCGAGCAGGGTTTAGTTATGAAGATAGAGATTATTTGGGAAGCGCAGTCGGTGCAGGAATTTTCTTTCTAGGCGATAGACGCAGTGATACTTCTAAAGTTGCCAGCTTGGGCTTAATTTATTCGCCCACTGAAAAATCGTTGCTGCAATTGCAGTATCAAGGCGAAGATCGCGATTCCACTGCCGATATTCAAAGTTATCGATTTAATTCAATCAGCCTTACTGGTCGATATAGTTTTTAG
- a CDS encoding EpsD family peptidyl-prolyl cis-trans isomerase, giving the protein MIFTNKWLLSLVIISAFTLASCGKKDQAESAKADTQVVAKVNNDEISIHQINFQLGRLAQSGQKPLNEAQSKEAAKQILTRLVDQQLLKQQAIEAKLDRDPRILQVIETSKSEILAQAYLEQLLSKATKPTTAQIDTFYKENPALFVNRRVFRLQELAVNVPKDKYAEVEENAKKLKNINEVAAWLKTQNYPFNANSNVRAAEQLPLDFLKQIQPLKDGEIVIVQTNQSINIVHIAASQSMPIARDKATPIIEQYFLNQSKSALAKKEMATLTEKAKIEFVGAFADMKKGQPAAPVAIKKSDTQSSTESNGVVTNEAPKSTQQVAKTAEADKSKSTSTQSNMDKGLAGF; this is encoded by the coding sequence ATGATTTTTACAAATAAATGGTTGTTATCGTTAGTGATTATATCGGCGTTCACGCTGGCATCTTGTGGCAAAAAAGATCAGGCGGAGTCAGCTAAGGCAGATACGCAAGTGGTTGCCAAAGTGAACAACGATGAAATTTCGATTCATCAAATTAACTTTCAATTAGGGCGCTTAGCACAAAGCGGACAAAAGCCATTAAACGAAGCACAAAGTAAAGAAGCCGCTAAACAAATATTAACGCGTTTGGTGGATCAACAATTATTAAAACAGCAAGCGATTGAAGCAAAGCTTGACCGTGATCCTAGAATTTTACAAGTCATCGAAACTTCAAAAAGTGAAATCTTAGCGCAGGCTTATTTAGAGCAATTATTGTCAAAAGCCACTAAACCAACGACCGCGCAGATTGATACTTTTTATAAAGAAAATCCTGCTTTATTTGTAAATAGACGCGTGTTCCGTTTGCAGGAATTAGCGGTGAATGTGCCAAAAGATAAGTATGCTGAAGTTGAAGAGAATGCAAAAAAATTAAAAAATATTAACGAAGTTGCAGCATGGTTAAAAACGCAAAACTATCCATTTAATGCCAACAGCAACGTGCGTGCGGCGGAGCAATTGCCGTTAGATTTTCTGAAGCAGATTCAACCGTTAAAAGATGGTGAGATTGTGATTGTGCAAACTAATCAATCCATCAATATTGTACATATCGCTGCATCACAATCTATGCCGATTGCGCGTGACAAAGCGACGCCAATTATTGAGCAGTATTTCTTGAATCAAAGTAAATCGGCTTTGGCGAAAAAAGAAATGGCAACTTTAACTGAAAAAGCCAAGATCGAATTTGTGGGCGCCTTTGCGGATATGAAAAAAGGGCAACCAGCCGCACCAGTCGCCATCAAAAAATCTGACACGCAATCAAGTACTGAAAGTAACGGCGTAGTAACAAACGAAGCGCCAAAAAGTACACAGCAAGTAGCTAAGACAGCAGAAGCGGATAAAAGTAAATCTACTTCTACACAATCCAATATGGATAAAGGTTTGGCGGGCTTTTAG
- a CDS encoding SLBB domain-containing protein, with translation MKRIILSWLSLALSGILLLLTSTIGMAEESKNEPIKGEVNREYNLGAGDLVRINVYGNQDLLTEARLSATGSITFPLVGEVVLGGLSPTLSEKKLADLLEKGGFVKKAQVNLVVLQFQSQYISVLGDVYKPGKYSLDRPSTLSDVLAMAGGTTPNGSDLISLIRITEGKTTKQTYDLRDLINKEDPASNPQLQRDDIVYVNAREVSVLGQVNRPGKYSVASGVRTVIDFLSQAGGVSAGGADSIIIITKRDGKTEKREIDIDQLYRKGDTSANFELADGDSIYVPRTSVFYIYGEVQRPGAFRLERNMNIAQALSTGGGLSPRGTERGIKVKRNVDGKLKTLDASAGDLLKPDDIVVVSESLF, from the coding sequence TTGAAACGGATAATTTTAAGTTGGCTAAGTTTAGCGTTGAGCGGCATATTGCTGTTGCTGACAAGCACAATTGGCATGGCCGAAGAGAGCAAAAACGAGCCTATCAAGGGCGAAGTGAATCGTGAATATAATTTGGGCGCTGGTGATTTGGTTCGAATCAACGTCTACGGCAATCAAGATTTACTCACTGAAGCGAGGCTTTCAGCTACAGGCTCTATCACTTTTCCTTTAGTTGGCGAGGTGGTTTTGGGCGGCTTAAGCCCGACTTTATCTGAAAAGAAGCTAGCCGATTTATTGGAAAAAGGCGGCTTTGTTAAAAAGGCACAAGTTAACTTGGTTGTGTTGCAATTTCAAAGCCAATATATCTCGGTTTTGGGTGATGTTTACAAGCCAGGAAAATACTCTTTAGATAGACCAAGCACGCTTTCTGATGTGTTGGCAATGGCAGGCGGCACAACGCCGAACGGCTCTGATTTGATTAGCTTGATTCGTATCACAGAAGGCAAAACCACTAAGCAAACTTATGATTTAAGAGATTTAATCAATAAGGAAGATCCAGCCAGCAATCCGCAATTGCAACGCGATGACATTGTTTATGTGAATGCGCGTGAAGTATCTGTATTAGGTCAAGTGAATCGTCCTGGCAAATATTCAGTCGCCAGCGGCGTGCGCACCGTTATCGACTTTTTGTCGCAAGCGGGCGGTGTTTCGGCTGGGGGCGCGGATAGCATCATTATTATTACCAAGCGCGATGGAAAAACAGAAAAACGTGAGATTGATATTGATCAACTGTATCGCAAAGGTGATACCTCAGCGAATTTTGAATTGGCTGATGGCGATTCTATTTACGTGCCGAGAACTTCTGTTTTCTACATTTATGGTGAAGTGCAGCGCCCGGGTGCCTTTAGGTTAGAGCGCAATATGAATATCGCACAAGCCTTATCTACTGGCGGTGGTTTGTCGCCACGAGGCACAGAACGTGGCATTAAAGTTAAACGTAATGTAGATGGAAAGCTTAAAACGCTGGATGCATCAGCGGGCGATTTATTAAAACCAGACGATATTGTCGTGGTGAGTGAAAGTTTGTTTTAA
- the epsF gene encoding chain length determinant protein EpsF, translated as MSFSQLLSILLARKWIFVWVFSITVLVTTVVSFLLPKTYSATASLVLNSKGADPVTGFMLPATLMPGYIATQVDIIQSRNVALKVVDKLGIANNATAKAQFEKATQGEGDIRHWFADQFIENLEVNPSLQSSVIEVSYRGADPQFSAAMANAFAEAYIDTSLQLKIEPAKQAALWFDQQIKGLRQNVEQAQTKLSAYQQENGIAFADERLDTEAARLGELSSQLVAAQAQTFDSNSRQNQLKRGNAGESPEILSNSLIQGLKSQLAQAETKLSDVSQRLGVNHPQYQAVVAEVSNLRSLISVETAKTSSSVGQTARVSQQREGEIKASLAQQKERVLKLKDQHDQMAVLVREVESAQRMYDNALLRFGQTNMESQSGQTDVSILNPATPPIKHSSPKITINIVLSILLGSLLAVGFAIAAEMLDRRVRIAEDLVQLLGLPVLGVISQNQKKAAGFLTTLHEFFSKKNKVKNTNPTHPFFVK; from the coding sequence ATGAGTTTTTCACAATTATTATCCATATTATTGGCGCGCAAATGGATATTTGTTTGGGTATTTTCAATCACTGTTTTGGTGACGACAGTCGTGAGTTTTTTACTGCCAAAAACTTACAGCGCAACGGCATCTTTGGTGCTTAACTCAAAAGGCGCAGACCCGGTAACAGGGTTTATGTTGCCAGCGACTTTAATGCCCGGCTACATTGCGACACAAGTAGATATTATACAAAGCCGTAATGTGGCGTTAAAAGTGGTGGATAAATTAGGCATTGCCAACAATGCAACGGCAAAAGCGCAGTTTGAGAAAGCCACACAAGGTGAGGGCGATATTCGACATTGGTTTGCTGATCAATTTATAGAGAATCTGGAAGTGAATCCATCTCTACAAAGTAGTGTCATTGAAGTGAGTTATAGAGGTGCAGACCCACAATTTTCTGCCGCGATGGCTAACGCTTTTGCCGAAGCTTATATTGATACCAGCTTGCAATTAAAGATTGAGCCAGCCAAACAAGCGGCGCTTTGGTTTGATCAGCAAATAAAAGGTTTGCGTCAAAATGTTGAGCAGGCGCAGACAAAATTATCTGCGTATCAACAAGAAAACGGCATTGCTTTTGCGGATGAACGTTTAGATACGGAAGCGGCGCGTTTAGGCGAATTATCTAGCCAATTGGTTGCAGCGCAAGCGCAGACTTTTGACAGTAACTCGCGTCAAAACCAATTAAAACGCGGTAATGCGGGTGAGTCACCAGAGATTTTATCTAACTCATTGATTCAAGGATTAAAGTCTCAACTCGCACAGGCTGAAACAAAGTTATCGGATGTATCGCAACGACTAGGCGTGAATCATCCACAATATCAAGCAGTAGTCGCAGAAGTGAGTAATTTAAGAAGCTTAATCAGTGTTGAGACGGCAAAAACCAGCAGTAGTGTCGGTCAGACTGCGCGCGTTTCACAACAAAGAGAAGGTGAAATTAAGGCTTCTTTAGCACAGCAAAAAGAACGAGTGCTTAAGTTAAAAGATCAGCATGATCAAATGGCCGTATTGGTGCGTGAGGTGGAAAGTGCGCAACGTATGTATGACAACGCCTTGCTAAGATTCGGCCAAACTAATATGGAAAGTCAATCGGGCCAAACCGATGTTTCTATCTTGAATCCAGCCACGCCGCCCATCAAACATTCAAGCCCGAAAATTACCATCAATATTGTGCTATCGATTTTGTTGGGCTCGTTATTGGCGGTAGGTTTTGCAATCGCCGCAGAAATGCTGGATAGACGCGTGAGAATTGCAGAGGATTTAGTGCAATTGCTAGGTTTGCCAGTGTTGGGCGTTATTAGTCAAAACCAGAAAAAAGCCGCAGGATTTTTAACTACGTTGCATGAATTTTTTAGCAAGAAAAATAAAGTTAAAAATACAAATCCCACTCATCCATTTTTCGTGAAATGA
- a CDS encoding polysaccharide biosynthesis tyrosine autokinase has product MNAELKNLHDHNNHDQSNLDQDPIESNVNPNGMKNLSVTEPLDSKKIGDALIAHAKLNANDVERILHLQKDKKILFGEAAKNLGLVTTADIEHVLAQQFNYPYIRETNSSISKLLTAAHTPFTTEVESLRSLRGQLMMRWFNQGHKTLAIASSNSDENAHLIAANLAITFSQLNKKTLLIDANLRQPNQHQLFGIDSKLGLTNILGNQQGSYELTRQKSLPNLAVLSAGTEVPNPQELLSLDAFSSLLTDLENIYDIILIDTTPLSLGSDMLSVVSKTKAAIIVARKDYTMAADLQLLNAQLSTTGAKVIGSILQEF; this is encoded by the coding sequence ATGAACGCTGAATTAAAAAACTTGCATGACCACAATAATCATGACCAAAGCAATCTTGACCAAGATCCTATTGAAAGTAATGTAAATCCAAACGGTATGAAAAACTTGTCTGTTACTGAACCCTTAGATTCCAAGAAAATTGGTGATGCCTTGATTGCGCATGCAAAGTTAAACGCCAATGATGTTGAGCGGATTTTACACTTGCAAAAAGATAAGAAAATACTGTTTGGCGAAGCGGCTAAAAATCTGGGTTTAGTGACGACGGCAGATATTGAACATGTGTTGGCGCAACAATTTAACTATCCTTATATCCGTGAAACGAATTCAAGCATTAGCAAATTGTTAACTGCAGCGCATACGCCGTTTACCACGGAAGTAGAGAGTTTGCGCAGTTTAAGAGGCCAGTTGATGATGCGCTGGTTTAATCAAGGACATAAAACCTTGGCAATCGCGTCATCTAACAGTGATGAAAATGCGCATTTGATTGCTGCCAATTTAGCGATTACTTTTTCGCAACTGAATAAAAAAACTTTATTGATTGATGCGAATTTACGCCAACCCAATCAGCATCAATTATTTGGTATCGATTCAAAATTAGGGTTAACCAATATATTGGGTAACCAACAAGGCAGTTATGAGTTAACGCGTCAAAAGTCATTGCCTAATTTAGCAGTATTGAGCGCAGGTACGGAAGTGCCTAACCCGCAAGAGTTGCTGAGTTTAGACGCATTTTCAAGCTTGTTAACGGATTTAGAAAACATCTACGACATCATTTTAATCGATACCACACCGTTAAGTTTAGGTTCAGATATGTTGTCGGTGGTTTCTAAAACTAAAGCGGCCATTATTGTGGCGCGTAAAGATTACACGATGGCAGCCGATTTGCAGTTATTGAATGCGCAACTAAGCACCACTGGCGCCAAGGTGATTGGCAGTATTCTTCAGGAGTTTTAA
- the xrtB gene encoding exosortase B — MLSPALNFGRNKLGQNKLPEPLIKWMPVIVGLLTLYIPTYYGLSQTLWQQTDQAHGPIVLLVVLYLLWQARASFIHFNASRAKPILGWISLIFGLLCYVVGRSQDIMMLDIGSQIPVLAGLFLLTSGMPALRAAWFPLFFIIFMLPLPLDSITMPMKMAVSYVTEHVLFWFDYPIARSGVILYIGQYQLLVADACAGMHTLISLEALGLLYLNLVKHDSLLRNVTLAILIIPISFTANVVRVIALTLITYYFGDEVGQGFVHGFAGMFLFVIALIFIMSVDSGLQYLVKFRQKNRL, encoded by the coding sequence GTGTTAAGTCCTGCACTCAATTTCGGAAGAAACAAGCTTGGCCAAAACAAGCTGCCTGAGCCGCTAATCAAATGGATGCCGGTTATTGTCGGCTTACTGACGCTGTACATTCCAACTTATTATGGATTGTCGCAAACGCTTTGGCAGCAAACCGATCAAGCGCATGGGCCGATTGTGCTGCTGGTTGTTTTATATCTTCTTTGGCAGGCGCGGGCGTCATTCATTCATTTTAACGCCAGTCGCGCCAAGCCAATACTCGGTTGGATTTCACTCATTTTTGGCTTGCTCTGTTACGTCGTTGGGCGTTCACAAGATATCATGATGTTAGATATCGGCTCACAGATTCCTGTGCTGGCTGGCTTGTTTCTACTCACATCTGGCATGCCAGCTTTAAGAGCCGCTTGGTTTCCACTATTTTTTATTATATTCATGCTGCCGTTGCCGTTAGACAGCATCACCATGCCGATGAAAATGGCGGTTTCTTACGTCACTGAACATGTTTTATTTTGGTTCGATTATCCCATTGCACGTTCTGGCGTTATTTTATATATCGGCCAATATCAGTTATTGGTAGCAGATGCATGCGCTGGCATGCATACGCTTATTTCGCTGGAAGCGCTGGGTTTGCTTTACTTGAATTTAGTCAAACATGATTCGCTTTTGCGCAATGTGACATTGGCGATTTTGATTATCCCCATTTCATTTACAGCCAATGTGGTGCGCGTTATCGCATTAACGCTGATCACTTATTACTTTGGCGATGAAGTCGGGCAAGGCTTTGTGCATGGTTTTGCGGGTATGTTTCTTTTTGTTATCGCGCTGATTTTTATTATGAGTGTGGATTCTGGCCTGCAATATTTGGTTAAGTTTAGGCAGAAAAATCGGCTATGA
- the epsI gene encoding exosortase-associated protein EpsI, B-type gives MKTKLSYITLGLMVLASILGMTLRPTHKMASENAKIQLEQLIPHNFANWHMEDAVAQLVNPQTEAAINQIYAQTLSRTYVNDKGERIMLSIAYGEDQSDSVGAHLPEGCYGGQGFTISNIARTHLSTPSSSTAPRSEIPVTRLMAVKGNRIEPITYFLRTGHEVAYPDWDTKLVKMKYALQGSIPDGLLVRVSNLVESNDYAESTRAYALQAQFIAEMLKALSPSYQLQMVGDSTKR, from the coding sequence ATGAAAACTAAACTTAGTTACATCACACTTGGGCTGATGGTTCTGGCTTCTATTTTGGGCATGACGTTGCGGCCAACACATAAGATGGCCAGTGAAAACGCCAAAATCCAATTAGAACAATTAATCCCGCACAACTTTGCCAATTGGCACATGGAAGATGCGGTCGCACAACTGGTGAATCCACAAACGGAAGCGGCAATTAATCAGATATATGCACAAACTTTATCACGCACCTATGTGAACGATAAAGGCGAAAGAATCATGCTGTCGATTGCTTATGGCGAAGACCAAAGCGATAGCGTGGGCGCGCATTTACCAGAAGGTTGCTATGGCGGACAAGGATTCACTATCTCAAATATTGCGCGAACGCATTTAAGTACGCCATCAAGCTCAACCGCGCCTAGAAGTGAGATTCCAGTCACCAGATTAATGGCAGTAAAAGGTAACCGTATCGAGCCGATTACCTATTTTCTCAGAACAGGCCATGAAGTTGCCTATCCAGATTGGGATACCAAATTAGTAAAAATGAAATATGCGCTGCAAGGCAGCATTCCCGATGGTTTGCTGGTGCGTGTGTCTAACTTGGTGGAATCCAACGATTATGCGGAATCGACACGTGCCTATGCATTACAAGCACAATTTATCGCAGAGATGCTAAAAGCGCTTTCACCCAGCTACCAATTGCAAATGGTCGGCGATAGTACCAAGCGCTAG
- a CDS encoding lipopolysaccharide biosynthesis protein: MSSPYSKDSVRQGFLHYLLGRGLGGLAGFATVILMARYMDVTNYAGFTALTGLISFAGILAGLGLERAISRYLPEARLERSVDELEHFIWQLTAVKFAASLLVCVILFAFWHFVLSIFSDVKLTYFPISLACFIVAETLFQHFSSVFQALIQQKALTRILVVQWSGRLIMIFITLRDGHHIQLEEALWIMALPEMFGLMAFVITQKKHLKMLRVQLKLQSLPDVDLQNPVSQPAKIIWPDWTEISKMSAHNYGFTLLAAPPQGYFMKMLAAAFLPTQMVAAYGFFISIAEKTRQYIPLHFMYNLIEPVMVGNYLKNKDFSVLTKRCQWLYKSNLLFLIPAIAWIAASGVFIIAALTGGKYHDDLWILLVVMLQLTIGSHVVLLQLILNSVGKSVLLVHAGFYSLLGMLVYWALVQFIHPNLLLLGPLVFSLICNAYIMRALKNTGYVYNVALRLFSGIGFAGLLAFVVVFLLSAQLSSYIQSATAISLISGLMIALVYLPGLYFFKVIHSDELHFVKSLLMKRSS; encoded by the coding sequence GTGAGCTCGCCCTATTCAAAAGATAGCGTTCGGCAAGGCTTCTTACATTACCTCTTAGGCAGAGGACTTGGAGGGCTGGCAGGATTTGCAACGGTCATATTAATGGCGCGCTATATGGATGTAACTAACTACGCTGGGTTTACGGCGCTGACTGGTTTGATCTCATTCGCCGGCATTTTAGCGGGTTTGGGTTTAGAACGCGCCATTTCGCGGTATTTACCAGAAGCCAGATTGGAGCGCAGTGTTGACGAGTTAGAACATTTTATTTGGCAATTAACAGCGGTTAAATTTGCTGCGTCATTATTGGTTTGTGTCATTTTGTTTGCATTTTGGCACTTTGTGTTATCCATTTTTAGCGATGTGAAATTGACTTACTTTCCCATCTCTTTGGCCTGTTTTATTGTGGCAGAAACTTTATTTCAGCATTTTTCGTCGGTTTTTCAAGCGTTAATTCAACAAAAAGCACTCACGCGAATTTTAGTCGTTCAATGGTCGGGACGACTTATCATGATTTTTATCACGCTGCGTGATGGTCACCATATTCAGTTGGAAGAAGCATTATGGATTATGGCTTTGCCTGAAATGTTCGGCCTGATGGCCTTTGTGATTACACAAAAAAAGCATCTGAAAATGCTAAGAGTTCAATTGAAATTACAATCGCTACCAGATGTAGATTTACAGAATCCGGTATCACAGCCAGCGAAAATAATATGGCCTGATTGGACAGAGATCAGCAAAATGTCTGCGCATAATTATGGTTTCACCTTATTAGCAGCACCGCCACAAGGCTATTTTATGAAAATGCTGGCAGCCGCATTTTTGCCCACACAAATGGTCGCAGCTTATGGTTTTTTTATTAGCATTGCCGAAAAAACAAGGCAGTATATTCCGCTACATTTTATGTATAACTTAATTGAGCCAGTGATGGTGGGCAATTATTTAAAGAATAAAGATTTTTCTGTTTTAACAAAACGTTGCCAATGGTTATATAAGTCTAATTTGTTATTTCTCATTCCAGCCATCGCTTGGATTGCCGCATCGGGCGTATTTATTATCGCCGCACTAACCGGTGGAAAATACCATGATGACTTGTGGATATTATTAGTTGTGATGCTGCAGCTCACTATAGGCAGCCATGTGGTGTTATTGCAACTGATACTTAACTCTGTTGGTAAGAGCGTTTTATTGGTGCATGCAGGTTTTTATAGTCTATTAGGCATGCTGGTGTATTGGGCGCTGGTTCAATTTATTCATCCCAATTTATTGCTATTGGGGCCGCTAGTTTTTTCACTTATTTGCAATGCTTACATTATGCGCGCTCTTAAAAATACAGGTTATGTGTATAACGTGGCTTTACGCCTGTTTTCAGGCATCGGCTTTGCGGGCTTGCTTGCCTTTGTGGTGGTGTTTTTACTCAGCGCACAGTTGTCTAGCTATATACAAAGTGCAACCGCCATTTCTCTAATCAGTGGGCTAATGATTGCTTTAGTTTATCTGCCTGGTTTGTATTTTTTTAAAGTGATTCATAGCGATGAATTACATTTTGTAAAATCATTATTAATGAAAAGGTCGTCATGA
- a CDS encoding polysaccharide pyruvyl transferase family protein yields MMTKNEQPKDSHIFLPEIQQKARTVLDSLIPNDADIILLDYPNTTNVGDSLIWLGEIAYLKSRKLKISYVCDVDNYNLASVKKVLNKKSVVLMHGGGNFGTVWKTIHAFRLKVLSDLPNIPIIQLPQTIYFEDESEVDVMSEAIKAQGNYTLLARSQPSYEFAKKSFATPVYLCPDMAFFIGHIHRQVEKVDRYVLARTDIESSGELDKYTVSINKNLTYEVDDWLEPTLLEKLLYKVEMCSTLLRKWFDPDNQYLLLLWNYLSLQRLKRGVRMLSRGRFVVTDRLHAHVLSILLNKPNVLIDNNYGKLKVFYNTWTFDYGYAKLANNSDSIELAINELTVLPVNENAVK; encoded by the coding sequence ATGATGACTAAAAATGAACAACCTAAAGACAGTCATATATTCTTGCCAGAAATCCAGCAAAAAGCACGCACTGTATTGGATAGTCTTATTCCAAATGATGCCGATATTATTTTATTGGATTATCCCAATACCACGAATGTCGGTGACAGTCTGATTTGGTTGGGAGAAATTGCTTACTTAAAAAGTAGAAAATTAAAAATTAGCTATGTTTGCGATGTCGATAATTACAACCTGGCTTCCGTAAAGAAAGTGCTGAATAAAAAAAGTGTCGTATTGATGCATGGAGGCGGTAATTTTGGAACAGTGTGGAAAACAATCCATGCATTCAGGCTGAAAGTCTTAAGTGATTTACCTAATATCCCCATTATCCAATTGCCACAAACAATCTATTTTGAGGATGAGTCAGAAGTCGACGTGATGAGTGAAGCCATCAAAGCGCAAGGCAACTACACCTTGCTTGCGCGCAGTCAACCTAGTTATGAATTTGCAAAAAAGAGCTTTGCTACACCTGTGTATTTATGTCCAGATATGGCATTTTTTATTGGACATATTCATCGACAAGTAGAAAAAGTAGATCGATATGTTTTGGCGCGAACTGATATTGAATCGTCAGGTGAGCTGGATAAATATACAGTTAGCATCAACAAAAATTTGACTTATGAAGTAGACGATTGGCTTGAACCTACATTGTTAGAAAAACTGCTTTATAAAGTTGAAATGTGTTCCACGCTGTTAAGAAAGTGGTTCGACCCTGACAATCAGTATCTATTGTTGTTATGGAATTATCTTTCTTTACAACGATTAAAAAGAGGCGTGCGCATGCTAAGCCGAGGGCGTTTTGTTGTCACAGACCGCCTGCATGCGCATGTTTTAAGTATCTTGCTAAACAAGCCAAATGTATTAATAGACAATAATTATGGAAAGCTGAAAGTTTTTTATAACACTTGGACGTTTGATTATGGCTATGCAAAGTTAGCGAACAATTCTGATTCCATAGAATTAGCGATTAATGAATTGACTGTGTTACCTGTTAATGAGAACGCCGTTAAGTGA